In Lycium ferocissimum isolate CSIRO_LF1 chromosome 3, AGI_CSIRO_Lferr_CH_V1, whole genome shotgun sequence, the genomic window CCCTTCGGCACGTAGTCATTTAATCCATATCGTCATtttgaggaatgaagcttacctTGGTGGCAAGActtacactttccttttttgacTCCAGGAAAGAGTACCCGCTCGTCGACAGGGTTCACATCTTCTAAAAGGACTAGACTCGATTGTGAATACGGCATTTCGATACCGATATCAACGCGTCAtattaaatttttagatttttggaCGTCCACTCAGCCAATAtatcaaggcaagccatgcgACATCTAGGCCGGGGTCTCAATACCTTGATACAATACTGTTTAGTGGAGACCCAGATTTTGGTACTGCGATTATATCTTTCTATAGTCTTTaaagtttttcttttgtaaaatcTTCATGCTCTGCAAAATGAACAAACTTATCAGCATAAAGCAAACTTTACTTGGGGAGGGCTTCGTTACCTTTCGTACACTCTTTTGCGCCGCTATTCCTTGACGtttcttcttcacttagctTGTTGTTATTACCCTGTTTTAAACATTTTAGCAAACGAGTTAGTGTAAAACATCCATGCTTGTTTGTTCCTGAATTCACAGAAAAATTTGTTAGCTTTCTATATGGTCGATCGCTTTTCCTGCGTATGGACTTCTTCCGTTCATATCTCGGCATGAAAGGATgctcattttccttaaaatcttttattttctctagCATAGCTAAAAGTTTTTTGGCAATGactttttggaaaatatatgcatataactttcgaaaaataatattttatatacgcccttttaatgtcatgacattagttACCCAAGCAGGGTCACccgtctcttcttcttcttcttgatctcgactcatgaaaatttttgaatctttttcaaaaaatttgccCCAGTTTGTATACATCTTTACCAACTCGAGTTTCGCTAtgtcgaaggaatttttgagaccctctcaaaaaaTTTTCCAGTGTAGAAATTTTAATCTGTCCGTTTCTTAGAACTGAtatatttaaagaatttttgaggtcctctCAAAAATTTTTCCCTAGTTTCCTTGTGGGGTTACCTTTATCTTTCTCTTGCTAAATCATTTATGAGGTTTCCTAAGGTTTATTGGGAATTTTGTTTGGAATGACCGAGCTCGGGAGAGCGCCTATTTATCCCATTTCGGGAATCAAGTTGAAACGTAGTTTGGGGTAAACATATCGAAATTTTTTTGTGAGACCGAACTCCAAAGAATTCCTACGTATACCAAaatgggaatcaggtcataacgtagttcaacatacataattttggatttttgggtTAAAGCGACCGAGCTTGgaaaagcgcctacgtatccccttATAAGTATAGGGAATCAGGTCCTTGCGTAGTTCGTACATGgttttggatttggttttttctaaaaatgcaaaattacaagCAAAGGAAACGTAATTAAAGCAACATAAACTATAAAAGCTCTGAATCTTCACAgtcatctttttcttcacaCGTAGTATCTCTGGATAGCATCTGAATTTATTGCTCTTCGCCACTCTTGACCATCCATTTCAGCAAGTACTACGACTCCCCCTGATAGTACTTTTCGCACCATACAGGGACCTCGCCAGTTTGGTGCgaactttcctttgtattcttcttgattagGGAATATTCATTTGAGCACCAATTGCCCGATTTGAGAAACCCTAGTTCTCACATGCTTGTTAAAAGCCCGCGCCATTCTTTGTTGGTACAATTGACCATGacaaacaacaatcattcgCTTTTCATCTATCAAATCAAGTTGCTTATACCTCTTGCGGATCCATTCCGCATCGTCCAACTTAGCTTCTTGTATTATTCAAAGTGAATGGATTTCTACTTCGGCTGGTATTACTGCTTCAGTGCCATACACTAATAGGTACGGAGTGGCTCCAGTTAAAGTTCTGGCAGTAGTGCGATATCCCAGTAATGCATATGGCAGTTGTTCATGCCAATCTTTGTAGTTATCAATCATCTTTCTGAggattttcttgatgtttttgttggcggCTTCCACAGCTCCATTCATTTGTGGCCGGTATGCGGTTGAATTCCGATGAGTGATTCGGGACTACGCACACATGtctttcatcaaatgctattcaaATTAGCCCCATTGTATGTTATGATTGATTCTGGGATACCATAtcggcatatgatgttgttgcgCCCAAAATCTGTGACCGCTTTCTTTGTTACTGATGAATAAGATGctgcttccacccacttggtgaagtagtctatggcAACCAAGATGAAGTGGTGTTTGTTTGACACAACTGGCTCAATTGGCCCTatgacatccatgccccaagcgGTGAATGACCAAAGTGACGTCATAGCATTCAGTTCTGTCGGAGTAACCTTTATCAAGTCTCCATGAATCTGACACTTGTGGTATTTCTGGACGAATTTGCTACAGTCActctccatggtcatccaaagAATACCCAGTTCTTAGAATCTTCTTTGCTAGCACGAACCCATTCATGTGAGGCCCGCAGGTTCCCGCATGCACTTCTTCAATTAATCTTGTAGCTTCGACAGAGTCAACACATCTAAGAAAACCCAAATCTGGAGTTCTTTTGTACAGGACATTCTTGTTAAGGAAGAAACCAAGGTGATGCCTTCAGGATATTCTCCTTTCTCCAAGAACATTTTAATGTCAACGTACCAAGGTTTTCCATCAGCCTCCGCCTCTACGAAAGGACAGTGGGCTGATTGATCTCTGATATCAATTTTGACAGGATCAATGTATCTACTGTCGGGATGCTGAATCATGGATGTTATTGTTGCCAACACATCAGCAAACTCATTCTGGGTTCTTGGTATGTGTTTGAACTTGACTTCTTAGAACCGATCGGCCAATCTTTGCACAAGTCCGACATACGGAATGATCTTTTCAGTTTGGTGGCCTACTTTCCTCGAACCTGACGGATTAGCAAATCTGAATCGCCAATTACCTGAAGTTCTTTCACATCCATGTTGAGGGCTAAACGTAGACCCAAAATACATGCTTCGTAttcagccatgttgttggtgCAACTGAAGCTCAACTTGGCTGCCACCAGATAATATTGGCCCGAATCTGAAATCAAGATGGCTCCGATTCATGATCCTTTAAAGTTGACCGCTCCATCAAAGTATACTTTCCATCCTGACTCATCTTCACTTTCTTCGCCTTCAATTGTCATTATTTCTTCATCTGGAAAGTAAGTCCACGAGGTACAAAGGCTACGGGCTTCACTCGCCGAGATCCGCCAATGCTTGCCCCTTAACCGTCACGCAACGTATTGAATGTCGAACTCGCTTAATAGCATTTGCCATTTGGCCAACTTCCCTATCGGCATAGGCTGGCGAAAGATGTACCTTAGGGGGTCCATTCTTGAAATCAGATGAGTCGTGTATGCAGCCATATAATGTCTTAGTTTCTGAGACACCCATGTCAGAGCGCAACACGTCTTTTCCACCAAGGAATATCTGGATTCACAGGGTGTGAACTTCTTACTGATGTAATAGATGGCTCTCTTTTTCTTGTCAGTTTCGTCATTTTGTGCCAACATGCACCCAAAAGCATTTTCTGATACTGACATGTACAGCAGCAAAGGGCTTCCCGGCCTTGGCGGGACCAAAACGGGTAGATTTGACAGGTATCTTTTAATTGTGTCAAAGGCTTTGTGACAGTCCTCCGTCCATTTAGTTGAAGCATCTTTCTAAAGGGGTTTGAGAATTGGTTCTATGATTACTGTGGACTGAGCGATGAAGCGTCCCatgtaattcaaccttcctaagaaactcatgacctctttctttgttcttgGCGGTGGTAGTTCTTagattgctttgatctttgtgggatctaACTCAATAGCACGATGACTGACTACGAACCCTAGTAATTTTCCAGCAGGCACTACAAATGCGCATTTTGCaggattcaacttcaaatcgtaCTTGTGGAGTCTGTCAAAGAATCTTCTTAAATGTTCGAGGTCGTCCTCACCCATTCGGGATTTGATGACGACATCATCCACATACACCTCAATCTTTCTATGCaccatatcatgaaagatgGCGGTCATCGCCCTCATGTAAGTAGCGCCGGCATTCTTGAGTCCAAAAGGCATTACCTGGTAATGATACACTCCCCATAGCATGGTGAATGCCGTATTTTGAGAAtcttcttccccccccccccccaaaaaatataatacacattttaaaaaaaaaagtatatagtaagaaaattaatttaacacaAAATGCCCCCGTAAAATAATATATTAGCAAGATAAAAATCGTAATACGTCGTTTGAAAATATGAGCTTCGAAATGAGCCCAATATCGATATACTTTCGAGTAATTTTTAAgaatggaaataaatgcggTAAAAATGAGCGGTAATTCGTATGTCATCTTTAATTAGCCATTTTCCCGAGTCGGGCGGAGCGGGATATGTATCTTCTTCTCAAATCACGTTTGTGATAATAAATAACTCGCAActtcttgtaattgttaatttttatgaaaaaataataattaaacgtcaatttttgtaattttctcgggatttttgaatttttaattttgaaggTGTATCCTCGCTCTGTCTTTGACtcgggaattttgagaattaaaataCGTGTCCTATGcggtaaaaattaggtgtcaacaccttTCATGCTATATAAGTCCAGGTCGATTTAAGTGTTTAGTGCATGTGTGCCTGCAttcatatttgatttgttttaatTAAGTATTTATGTGCAAGATACCGTATAATTACCTTTTTCCCTTCCTTGTTGCATGTGAAATCTCCACGAGGCCACTCGGGCCAGTTTCTTCTATTTTGAAACctgttgggccaaaggcccaattcTTACTCACTTGATCGAGTCCGACAAGGataagggaagctaatatattgaaggcccaagCATGGGGAAAATGGTTGAAGGCCCACCTCTAGGTGAAAATAGGCAAccggtgggcttaggtaggcccaccagcctaacccTTCTCCGTTTTTCATTTCATTACATGAGAATGTATTTGTAAAACACTTGTAAATATTGGAACCCTTTATATgcttagaacttaggaaaataCGATAGTATTATTAGGTAAGTCACCTAAACTATTTCCGATTGGATTAAATTCTAACTTTGCATGAAAACGATATTAAATTTTGGACTTTTTTCCTTAAGTTCAAACCAATTTTATGATGGGTAAAATTAAGTAATTGTTGAAACTGGAATAGAATCTCATTTTTGGGCCCTAAGCTCACAACTGGCctcttttcaaatttcaaaggaTGAGGGTGTATGATTTGGAccttaataaattaataaatttagATTAAGGTAAAAATGGGTTTAAAATTGTTTTGGGctgcaaaaaatgaaaaacattttcaGGATTTGGGCTGGATTATGACTCGAAAGGACAAAAAAAACGAAAACTTTCTGGTATCTCACTTGGCTAATttttggggattttttttttccaaagtcGAAACCAGGCATTTTCGGGCCATAAGCCCAACTTAAACGGGTCAAAGCAAGGAGAATCATACTTGGACATATTTGAGAATAAGATGGCTTTGGACTAGGATGGGGTTGACTTAAACAAGCTTCAAAGTGGATGAAATTGAACTTgaacaaactttcatttttctatatatgtatatgtataaaaagggagatatactccatattttcctaTATATGTACAATAAAACTCATAAGAACTAAACctattttattaggactagaatagtagtgactctacttgggagaaattccaggtgtgtcctagtccggcgataaagtgagttgaacacttatgaGGATTTTCAAACCAAAAACCCCTCTTTCTAAGGAGACCTTTTGCCAAAAAAATTCTTGAGTATATGATACAAATGAATGACGTTTTGTTTGCAAAAAACTTAACACTTTTAAAGCAAATAatacaataatcacacattgaagctcgtaggtcaaccgtattctacgaatctttaatactagggtgcataaaacctttcctaggggatcaccagaacccttacctcaaacTTTGGTACATGAAAGATTTCTCTCCtgcttgaaaaatcttttacccagttttcctaattttccttaaataaattaggtggcgactctaaaaaatactaaaatccaattagagcaccaacagcCTCGTAGTAGCTTTTGTGCACCCGCGTAAAAGGAATCGTAATAATGGTGATTGAGAGATGTCATATAAATCTTCCCGTCGATAAATTCTACCACTCTTTTCAGTACTAGCATACACAAAAGTAACCAACATTTCATGTCCATCCCCCAGATGTGTAAACTTGCAAGAAAGCATTTGATCAGTGTCTCTCAGTACTTCAACCTGTATGTCTTCTTCCACAAACAACCAAATCTTTCAATTTACATTGTGCCAAGCTGTCCCCATATTCACCATAGTCTATGCATATCAATATGTCTCACATGCTGGAAAGGCTCCATTAAAGCAACATAATTAAACTGTTTTTTCCTATGTAATAGCACTACCCTTTCAAAGGCCTGTTGagtttttacaaaatattccataTTAATGAGCTATTCATTGGGAAACTCATTTGGCATAGGCTTTCCTTGTTTGTACTCCTCCCATTGTTTTGGGTGGAACACTTTCATCCCTTGCTTTGTCTTTTTGCTTTTGTGATGCGTTTAGGAGAAACATCTCCTTTATTGTTGTCCTCCAAAGAGACCAGTAGTGTTAACATCTCCTTCACCTTCTTCTCCAATGTCTACCTCTATAAGCATCACCTCTCCCTATTTATCTGGTTCATGATATTTTACTACCAATTGATGATTGTGTTTTCCAGGGCTTGCTTGTTCTTCTTCCAAAGGCATCTTTACTTTGCTGACTTATGTGTGCCAGTGTTTCCTTCGCCTGATGTGTCATATCCTCCTTACTttgttgatcatcttttgtggaAGTTGCAGTATTACCTTCACCCAAGTGTTGTATCCATATATCTACTCAGCTCTGCTGCAAGTAGCTTATCAAGTACTTCATTGTTTTGCTCCTTTTGTGGCCCAACTGATTTCTCTGAACTTGAGTTCACACTGGCTTGTATTTCTATATGCTGTGATACCTCTTTAGCTTCACCCTCTTGACTGTGTATGTTATGAACCTCCATGTTTGTATTGCCCCTAACATCTGCGATGGTTCTTTCTGTGTCTTGTGTATCTTCCCCTTGTGAATGCCTGTTATCCACCACTGTCATTTTGATGTGCCTCTTCCTTCATATTTTCCGCCCTTGTCTGTCCCTCTTTGTGTTGTGATGTGCCTTTTCCAAACTTTGCCTCCACCCATGGTTTAGCACTCTCCTTTATTGCTccattattattagtatttccATCTTGTACCTCTATGTGGATCTCCAGATTCTCCTCTAAATCTACCGATGTGTCAAATTTATTACTTGTGACACTGACAACATTATCAGCCTGCTTACTCTATGTGTTGCCTCGCCTTTCATCATTGAAAACTCTTTTGTCTTTTATAGGGTTCCAATGTCCTGGATTACCCAATATTCTTCCACTGGGCAGCATGCTAGCAGAATGTTGATACTGGTTGTTGTATCCTCTGTAATTATATCTCCCCATATTCTTGTTTCGTGCATTTTTTTGTTGTTCCCCTTATCTAGCTTCTATTTTCCTTTGTCAATGTGTTGGTTACTGGTTTTTTGTTCAGCAACCTGCATGTTCTTGTTGTCTCTTTTATCAGTTTCCTTATTTTGTAGTACTTCCTTGCTCCCCCCTTTCTGTTGCTCATTGTCTTCCCCTTCTTCTCAATTGATTTCCTCCTTATATTCCTCCTCTTCATAATGGGCCAGTTGTGGATTAATAATTCTTATCATTCCCTTGAAGCTTATATTCCTTGCCATACTTAGAAAGATAGTCATACTTCATTTGAACTCTCACGGTCCTTATATctcatgatttttcatcttcAATGTCCATCCTCACCATTTTGGGCAGATCTGCAAGCAGGTCCATTAAAACTTTAACCTTAGCACAACTAGGTCTACTTTTGTTAATGGTAGCCATATCAAAATGTAGAGGCTTGCCCACTACAGATGCAATTAAGAAAAGAGATTCCTTTACAAAATAAGTAGTAgcaaatttggaaaagaaatcCATGCCATGCCTTTGAAGTTTATTCATCAATATTAAATCTAAAGTCATATATTAAAGGTCTCATTTGATAGGAATACCCTTCTCTATCTTGGATGTAATAAGCCGGCTTTGATGACAGATTCACAAAGTCTTCCACAAGACTTAATCTGATAAGCAGATGTCAATGTTTGAGAAATCCTATGGTACACTCACCCTTTATTCCACATTTTACAGGGATAAGTCATCGCAATTATTCAATATCAGGCTGCCCACATGTCTATTATCGAGTGATTTCAAACATTTGGCCAACTGCGCAACTATGTGtgttttaataaaaaatggtgCGATAGTTTAGGTCTGAAAAGGGAGCAATGGATAGTTGAGAtatgaaactcgcgaaaaagtaATAGTTTAAGTGTGTTTTAGACAATTAActcctttatttattattgGGACAACATATTAACCGAAATAAAGTTGGTTGTCTTAAGACTGGATTCTTCGTGAAGGTAGTATTTGggatcatttgcacttttggccctactttgtgttggtctttagtttttgtgcctcaagaaatataattttttcgcggggcataaatttaaattttcgcATCATAGTACTCCAAAAGTTGTGCCCCGCACCCTTAAAGAATGTATGCCTcactaggcataagttcgaatTTAGAGGACAGAAATTAAAGAGCAgtgcatttgaaggacaaaaattaaagaccaacccatttgaagggaaaaccggGCGACTTCTTAATATTTGTCATTTAGGAAAATTGGTGGAGAAAATTTTGAGATTCTGCAAATGCATGTCAAATTTAACTTACCTTCACTATATCTAAGGGACTATGCAAACTGAGGCAAGCTCTCATTCTGGTTACCCAATGTTTGTCTGCTAAAAGAGTAAGGTTTCATACACAATTCTACATACCAAAATCACCCCTATTGTTTCACCCTAACTTTCTTTACATCCTTATACTGTCCCACTTAACCTGCAATATCCTTTTAAGTTTCCCAAACTTAACCAAAATCATCCCTCTGTTAACTTTCCTTCCTTTCCTAACAGaaccttcttttttcttgtggaCTTCATgtaacttttttctttgttaataTCTTAAAGCTCTCTAAGGAGCACAAACAATTACTGCTGAACAAACGtaaaaatcaaaaacaacatAATGTAAAGctttcttctccaaaatattctCAGTCTTAGCACTTTCTCTCCACCGAGGGATGAGAGTAAGTATGCTAAGGCCAAGTCATAGCGTGATCCCACTTCGGCCCGAccgcatgattttctttttctacgatttcatgttattaaattTTCGCATATTAATAAAAATCTAGAATTTAAAAGGGTGGACCAAGGGTAATGGTATTGCGTACTAAAGTTAGTTTTGAACTTCTCGCGCTTCACATTTGTACTTGTTTGCTCCCTTGAGATCCATTGAGATATCAAATTCTACACTCACAAGACCTAAGCAAAGCATGGCATATTAGTATTTGAGAATTATAAACACCTATGCTAAGGCCTGTGTCTATGTGGTGTTTGCAAGAAACATCTGAGTTAGTGCCAtaaaaatctttaaataaatcaaattcATGTACCTTTGGATCAAGGTGGGAGATCAAATCATATATTCTTAAGAACTCCTCGATGATTTTGTTGCACCCATATTTGACATGATTATAGCCATTAACTTCGATCAAATTAAGAGATCTTAAATTTACACATTCTTGCAAAGATTCAACCTTTTGAGGAATGATTCTTGCTTGAACTAGATCATGaattaaactctcattcataGACTTCTTTTTCAGCAACtcattctctttctctttcaaatCTTCATGCACTATTGGTTCTATACAATACACTACTCTGGTTGATGTGGAGTAAGAAACAAAATACGTATTCTTTTCGAAATCCCTTAATGGGGAAACTCAATCTCACAAATGGTTGGATGCTCAAATGGATCCTCATCAAACTTTGGAGGTAAATCCTCAACTTGTGGATCCAATTCATTCTTCTCCTCCGTTTGTTCCATTGATGGGACCAATGATTTGTAATTTGgtcacaaaagaatcatcaaGATACTTGGAGTTTTTAGCAATATCTTCTGGATTCAAGGGAACCAAATTGATTTTTCGCCCATCCTTTGTAAAAGAATAGGTATTACGGTCTACATCATATTTAGCACTCTATCATACACCCATGGTCTTTCAAGTAATAAGTTGCCAAGCATCCATCTTTGTTACATCACACCAAATAAgatctttatatattttgccaatagaaaaagaaactaGGCATTGACGAGTTATCTCTAAGCCATCACCATTCTCAAATTTTATGCTGTAAGGATATAGATCAGGTTTTGTTGACAAGCCAAGTTTAGAAATCCTCTCTTCAGAAACAACATTCACATGATTCTCATTATCAATGATTATCATACATACCTTGCCATGGGAGGTACATCTAGTGCGGAAAAGAGATTCCTTTTTCCAtagtttttcattttcttgaacCCAACGTCCTCTTCTTTCTTGCATATAATCCATGATATTCGTCAActgtgctctgataccaaattgatGTGATCGTTATGTGAAACAGGCTCTGATATCAAATTGATGTTTGGTATGTCACATAATTTAGCAGATCATCCCCGACGGAGAGAAAGTGCTAAGACTGAGAATTTTCTCGGAGAAGAAAGCTTTACAGTGTTATTGATTTTTAAATTGATCAACATTAATTATTTATGCTCTGTAAAGAGCTTTAAGAAattaatgaagaaaaaaaatacatgaagtacacatgaaaaaaaaaatgagattcttaagaaaggaaggaaaagtTAACAGGGGGATGATTTTGGTTAAGTTTGGGAAAGTTAAAAGGATGTTGCAGGTTAAGTGGATAGTATAAGGATGTAATGAAAGTTAGGATGAAACAACAGGGATAATTTTGGTCAAAAGCTCGgaattatttttcaagaaatcttAATTTACGAATGAAAGGAATTAGCGGAAACTCCAATTGATCTCCATTATTTCATCTAGGCAATGCTATTTGACAAACTGATATATACATTCACCATTAACCTGTAgtatatacattcatcaataaaTGGAGAGCAATTGTAATTTGTAATTCAACAGACATACTCCAGAATTCTTATTCAGACGAACCACCACGCCAGTATCCCCATTTACTCATCCCACATTCCGACAGGAACTTCTGATAATCGTTGTCCAGTTTTGCATAAGCACGTGAAAGCTCTTCAGGTTGGAGATGTTCTCTATCATCGATGACATTCTGCTCAACAGTTTCAATATGTTAGTCAGCAGGGCAACCTATGTGGTCAGACTTTGCAACATTAACAGAATCACATACTGTTCACTGTAGACTTAACACCATGTACAATGGAAAGTACAACAAACGCACATTAATTTCTATGATACATAGGAATGCTAAGACAATAAGATATTAGTATTGTTGATTCCTGTGGGATAGGCTTGGTGGTAGTTTGGAGCACGTATCTGCTTCTCCTTTCATACCAAAGAGTATTAGCATTATTCTCATagtttcttgttcttcaattttctgttactatctgttgtttcttgtacttcggttatcgtattatttagttgttgttattgttcctTTCTTTAGAAAGCTATGTAATGTTTTCCTTATTATTTGCCATGACTTCTTCACTTtcgtattttctttttccaaaactGCTTCGAAATGCTttccttgagccgagggtctatcggaaacagcttCTCTACCCCCACAGGGTAGATGTAAGGTCTGAGTACACAttaccctccccaaacctcacttgtgggattatactgggtatgttgttgttgttgttgttttgtgaTTATCAAATGATAAAAATTTCTTCTAAAAGCTCCCTGACAATCCTGAAATTCTCAAGGCAAAATAGGCTTATGTGGTCCAAGAATGCAACCACTTTAAAGGAAAAACATCTACTCCGTAGACTTCCAAAATTTGGTGGCAAATTTCCAAGGCCATGTCATGAAAATATCTTCTCCCTAAGAGGCCTTACATTGAAAATTACAGAACTGAATTAAGAACCACCAAGGTAATTAGGGAatcaattgaaaaaataataaaccaGAGGGGAAAATTGAAGGAAGACCGCAAACAAAATACGAGTTCTTGCTAGCTACTTGCTCTGAATACTTACATCAATTTCAGGTCTTGAATCAGAATATGATGCATCTGGATCGCTCAAATCGCGAAGAGCAGATTTCCATCTCATGCTTCCAGATGCCTGACGAACATCTTGCAATTTATTTCTAGTAACTCTATGGTGAAAGGCATTGATTATGCATCTGATGCAAAAGCCTATCAGAGGAACCAGAACTAGAAAATAACCACTGGTTTTAGCCTGATAATAAATTGACAAGTTTGCTGAGGTATCTATCAACATTCCATACTAATCATTTGCAACACATATAATTAATGTAACTAATGAGACAGAGATACGACATCTCTCAAGGAAGTCCTTACATATGGTAAATGACGGCATGAAAGCACATATAACATCTTGTGGTTGACGTCTTCGCCACAGAGTTTGAAGCGCCGGTTTGTTTCAGACACATCGATTTT contains:
- the LOC132050188 gene encoding uncharacterized protein LOC132050188 isoform X1 — translated: MELKLCQSSLPLPFKPSSFKPNSIYKHLTLLPKRCKYQIQELFSKGQHLNISKQFLIHVVKDRDETLTSISKLYGVPIYEIAAANKEIIDVDLVFEGQHVNIPFYVTPRSQTNQREKIRFPKIDVSETNRRFKLCGEDVNHKMLYVLSCRHLPYAKTSGYFLVLVPLIGFCIRCIINAFHHRVTRNKLQDVRQASGSMRWKSALRDLSDPDASYSDSRPEIDNVIDDREHLQPEELSRAYAKLDNDYQKFLSECGMSKWGYWRGGSSE
- the LOC132050188 gene encoding uncharacterized protein LOC132050188 isoform X2, yielding MELKLCQSSLPLPFKPSSFKPNSIYKHLTLLPKRCKYQIQELFSKGQHLNISKQFLIHVVKEDETLTSISKLYGVPIYEIAAANKEIIDVDLVFEGQHVNIPFYVTPRSQTNQREKIRFPKIDVSETNRRFKLCGEDVNHKMLYVLSCRHLPYAKTSGYFLVLVPLIGFCIRCIINAFHHRVTRNKLQDVRQASGSMRWKSALRDLSDPDASYSDSRPEIDNVIDDREHLQPEELSRAYAKLDNDYQKFLSECGMSKWGYWRGGSSE